From Geomonas agri, one genomic window encodes:
- a CDS encoding response regulator has product MGNENQRPAKVLVMDDDEMVRFVAGETLKRYGFEVEFANDGAQAVDIYRERHEAGNGFAAVILDLNIPGGMGGQEAMKRLLEIDPAAKGYVSSGRTDDPVMMNYESFGFSGTIEKPYFYLNKQLMEDFSKTLRGTE; this is encoded by the coding sequence ATGGGAAATGAGAACCAACGACCGGCCAAAGTTCTGGTGATGGACGATGACGAGATGGTCCGGTTTGTAGCCGGCGAAACCTTGAAGCGCTACGGCTTCGAGGTCGAGTTCGCCAATGACGGCGCGCAGGCCGTCGACATCTACCGCGAGCGCCACGAAGCGGGCAACGGCTTCGCCGCCGTGATCCTGGACCTGAACATCCCGGGAGGCATGGGAGGGCAGGAAGCAATGAAGCGCCTGCTCGAGATAGATCCCGCCGCCAAGGGATACGTGTCCAGCGGCCGCACCGACGATCCCGTCATGATGAACTACGAGAGCTTCGGCTTCAGCGGCACCATCGAGAAGCCGTACTTCTACCTGAACAAGCAACTCATGGAAGATTTCAGCAAGACCCTGCGCGGCACCGAGTAA
- a CDS encoding YkgJ family cysteine cluster protein — MTGLENYWALLARVDEICRRTSEAFSTHITCHAGCDACCRHLSIFSVEAAALRNALKELPPEQAELVRSKAREAREDSPCPLLHDGLCLLYQARPIICRTHGLPLLLLREGEKTVDFCPENFQGLPSIPGSAVLDLERLNMMLATINALYLQSFPGPERLTIAQALLAD, encoded by the coding sequence ATGACCGGATTGGAAAACTATTGGGCCCTCCTGGCACGCGTCGACGAAATCTGCCGGCGCACATCGGAAGCATTCAGCACGCACATCACCTGCCATGCCGGCTGCGATGCCTGCTGCCGCCACCTCTCTATCTTCTCCGTGGAAGCCGCTGCGCTCAGAAACGCACTCAAGGAGCTCCCGCCCGAGCAGGCCGAACTGGTCCGCTCCAAGGCCCGGGAGGCGCGCGAAGACTCTCCTTGTCCGCTGCTCCACGACGGCCTGTGCCTGCTCTACCAGGCCCGCCCCATCATCTGCCGCACCCACGGGCTGCCGCTTCTGCTGTTGCGCGAGGGGGAAAAGACAGTCGACTTCTGCCCGGAGAATTTCCAGGGGCTCCCGAGCATCCCCGGCAGCGCCGTCCTCGACCTGGAGCGGCTGAACATGATGCTGGCCACCATCAACGCACTGTACCTGCAGTCCTTCCCGGGGCCCGAGCGGCTCACAATTGCCCAGGCGCTTCTCGCCGATTGA
- a CDS encoding TIGR03905 family TSCPD domain-containing protein, whose amino-acid sequence MKVSYNTSGSCASRIEIEIEDGVIVATKFVDGCAGNTQAVAALVRGMEVSEAIRRLKGIACQGDTSCPDQLARALEQSQCSTRPS is encoded by the coding sequence ATGAAGGTAAGCTACAACACATCCGGGAGCTGCGCCTCCCGCATCGAGATAGAAATCGAGGACGGCGTCATCGTCGCCACCAAGTTCGTGGACGGCTGTGCCGGCAACACCCAGGCTGTGGCAGCCCTGGTACGCGGCATGGAGGTCAGCGAAGCGATCAGGCGCCTGAAGGGAATCGCCTGCCAGGGTGACACCTCCTGCCCGGACCAGCTGGCCAGGGCCCTGGAGCAGTCACAATGCAGCACCAGACCTTCCTAG
- a CDS encoding enoyl-ACP reductase FabI: MGLLEGKKALIFGVANDKSIAWATAEAFHREGADVALAYAGEAVAKRVMPLAESIDCKLVLPCDVRSDEEIARLFADVREAWGGLDILVHSVAFANKEELKGSFLNTTREGFATALDISAYSLIAMAREAAPLMQGRDGSVIAMTYYGAQKVFPSYNVMGVAKAALEASVRYLAEAMGPEGTRVNAISAGPLRTLASAGIGGFGQIAGHVAEKAPLRRNISQEEVGNAALYLASPLASGVTGEIHFVDCGYNTIGL, from the coding sequence ATGGGTTTACTGGAAGGCAAAAAAGCACTTATTTTCGGAGTAGCTAACGATAAAAGCATCGCCTGGGCTACCGCTGAGGCGTTTCACCGCGAAGGGGCTGATGTCGCCCTTGCCTATGCGGGCGAGGCGGTCGCCAAGAGGGTGATGCCGCTGGCGGAAAGCATCGACTGCAAGCTGGTGCTCCCCTGTGATGTGAGAAGTGACGAGGAGATCGCGCGCCTGTTCGCGGACGTGCGCGAGGCGTGGGGAGGACTGGACATCCTGGTGCACTCGGTCGCCTTCGCCAACAAGGAGGAACTGAAGGGCTCCTTCCTGAACACCACCCGCGAGGGGTTCGCGACCGCGCTCGACATCAGCGCCTATTCGCTGATCGCCATGGCACGGGAGGCCGCGCCGCTCATGCAGGGGCGCGACGGCAGCGTGATCGCGATGACCTACTACGGCGCCCAGAAGGTGTTCCCGAGCTACAACGTCATGGGTGTCGCCAAGGCGGCGCTGGAGGCGAGCGTACGCTACCTGGCCGAGGCGATGGGGCCGGAAGGAACCCGGGTCAACGCCATCTCCGCGGGCCCGCTGAGGACGCTGGCTTCCGCCGGCATCGGCGGCTTCGGCCAAATCGCCGGGCACGTCGCTGAAAAAGCGCCGCTTCGGCGCAACATCTCGCAGGAGGAGGTCGGCAACGCCGCCCTCTACCTCGCCAGCCCGCTCGCCAGCGGCGTGACCGGCGAGATCCACTTCGTGGACTGCGGCTACAACACCATCGGACTGTAG
- the hflX gene encoding GTPase HflX, with protein MKSSQVNRLERLYRRRVKPTEVISLELARELADISLEIRRQIGILVSRIGEIAYVVVGDERGIMIPALEDYPLGKRLLRGVRLVHTHLKGEVLSDDDLTDLSLLRLDLIAALQLTQNPDRFSIQTAALVPPDGGHLPYQVEPSVPFQKYDLEFKGFVETLEQTMERGLKEGKIVASSQERGILISVTQRPMEEAVDSIEELKELARTAGVGVLDTVIQRPKEFNPRYLLGEGKIREVVIKALQYGATMLVFDQELSPAQVRSISELTELKVIDRSQLILDIFARRATTLDGKVQVELAQLKYLMPRLSGRGVQMSRLMGGIGGRGPGETKLEIDRRRIRDRIAHLERELKELSNGRYQRRQKRVKAGIPIISIVGYTNAGKSTLLNTMTKSEVFTEDLLFATLDTSSRRLRFPLDREVIITDTVGFIRSLPKSLLGAFKATLEELKDADLLLHLVDCGHPRLEEHINQVNDILAELELSQKPTLLVFNKMDLLPDLKKSDPLAFMKVRQLTRKYGAITISASDRKTLEPLMKELQHRFWHDVEDYRAPGENHDEFEE; from the coding sequence CTGAAATCAAGCCAGGTGAACAGGCTGGAGAGGCTGTATCGCCGCCGGGTCAAACCCACGGAGGTCATTTCGCTGGAACTTGCCCGGGAGCTCGCCGACATCTCGCTGGAGATCCGGCGCCAGATCGGCATCCTGGTGAGCCGGATCGGCGAGATCGCCTACGTGGTGGTGGGGGACGAGCGCGGCATCATGATCCCCGCCCTCGAAGATTACCCGCTGGGCAAGCGGCTTTTGCGCGGCGTGCGCCTGGTGCACACCCACCTGAAAGGCGAGGTGCTCTCCGACGACGACCTGACCGACCTGTCGCTGTTGCGCCTGGACCTGATCGCCGCCCTGCAGCTCACCCAGAACCCGGACCGCTTCTCGATCCAGACTGCCGCGTTGGTCCCCCCCGACGGCGGCCACCTTCCCTACCAGGTAGAGCCCTCGGTTCCCTTCCAGAAGTACGACCTCGAGTTCAAGGGATTCGTGGAAACCCTGGAACAGACCATGGAGCGCGGCCTCAAGGAAGGCAAGATCGTCGCCAGCAGCCAGGAGCGCGGCATCCTGATCTCCGTCACCCAGCGTCCCATGGAGGAGGCGGTCGATTCCATCGAGGAGCTGAAGGAGTTGGCCCGCACCGCCGGCGTCGGCGTCCTCGATACCGTTATCCAGCGCCCCAAGGAGTTCAACCCGCGCTACCTGCTGGGCGAGGGGAAGATCCGCGAGGTGGTGATCAAGGCGCTGCAGTACGGCGCCACCATGCTGGTCTTCGACCAGGAGCTCTCGCCGGCCCAGGTCCGCTCCATATCCGAGCTGACCGAACTGAAGGTTATCGACCGCAGCCAATTGATCCTGGACATCTTCGCGCGGCGCGCCACCACCCTGGATGGCAAGGTGCAGGTGGAACTGGCCCAGCTAAAGTACCTGATGCCCAGGCTCTCCGGGCGCGGCGTGCAGATGTCGCGGCTCATGGGCGGTATCGGCGGGCGCGGTCCCGGCGAGACCAAGCTCGAGATCGACCGGCGCCGTATCAGGGACCGCATCGCGCACCTGGAAAGAGAACTGAAGGAGCTCTCCAACGGCCGCTACCAACGCCGACAGAAGCGCGTCAAGGCGGGCATCCCCATCATCTCCATCGTCGGGTACACCAACGCCGGCAAGTCCACCCTCTTGAACACCATGACCAAGAGCGAGGTGTTCACCGAGGACCTCCTCTTCGCCACGCTGGACACTTCTTCCCGGCGGCTGCGCTTCCCCTTGGACCGCGAGGTGATCATCACCGACACCGTCGGTTTCATCAGGAGCCTCCCCAAGTCACTGCTGGGCGCCTTCAAGGCAACCCTGGAGGAGTTGAAAGACGCCGACCTGCTGTTGCACCTGGTCGACTGCGGCCACCCGCGCCTGGAGGAGCACATCAACCAGGTGAACGACATCCTGGCCGAACTGGAACTATCCCAGAAGCCGACCCTCCTGGTGTTCAACAAGATGGACCTGCTTCCGGACCTGAAGAAGAGCGATCCCCTTGCCTTCATGAAGGTGCGGCAGCTGACCCGCAAGTACGGCGCCATCACCATCAGCGCCTCCGATCGCAAGACCCTCGAACCGCTCATGAAAGAGTTGCAGCACCGTTTCTGGCACGACGTCGAGGATTACCGGGCCCCGGGGGAGAACCACGACGAGTTCGAGGAGTAG
- a CDS encoding trimeric intracellular cation channel family protein, whose translation MDQQAIIYALDLLGTVAFAASGALAGVRRGMDLLGIIVLGIVTATGGGVIRDVLLNDTPPFCFKNELYLYLAVAASVVVFLTPRSFERMNRAMLLLDALGLGTFLVIGTSKALQFNLGLMGAIIMGVMTATCGGLVRDLLSNEIPLILQREIYASACVVGGALFFFLHQTSLPSQVNLTVSAATVIAIRCTAIVKGWQLPRGQAL comes from the coding sequence ATGGACCAGCAAGCCATCATCTACGCCCTCGACCTCCTGGGCACCGTCGCCTTCGCCGCCTCGGGAGCGCTCGCCGGCGTACGCCGCGGCATGGACCTCTTGGGCATCATCGTGCTCGGCATCGTCACCGCAACCGGCGGAGGCGTCATCCGCGACGTCCTCTTGAACGACACTCCCCCCTTCTGTTTCAAAAACGAGCTCTACCTCTACCTCGCCGTGGCCGCCTCGGTAGTGGTCTTTCTCACCCCGCGCAGTTTCGAGCGGATGAACCGCGCCATGCTCCTCCTGGACGCCCTGGGATTGGGGACTTTCCTGGTGATCGGGACCTCCAAGGCGCTCCAGTTCAACCTGGGGCTCATGGGCGCCATCATCATGGGGGTAATGACCGCGACCTGCGGCGGGTTGGTGCGCGACCTCCTCTCCAACGAGATCCCGCTCATCCTGCAGCGCGAGATCTACGCCTCGGCCTGCGTGGTCGGAGGAGCCCTCTTCTTCTTTCTGCACCAGACCAGCCTCCCCTCCCAGGTGAACCTCACCGTCTCCGCCGCGACCGTGATCGCCATCCGCTGCACCGCCATCGTCAAGGGGTGGCAGCTGCCGCGCGGCCAGGCCCTCTAA
- a CDS encoding NUDIX domain-containing protein, with product MPKQSAGLIMYRVVNGEPELLLVHPGGPFWAKKDLGAWSIPKGEYLPGEDPFQVARREFYEETGLTPEGEFQELAEIRQAGGKRVKAWLFAGDCDPATLTSNSFTMEWPPRSGRQTEFPEVDRASWFTVAQAREKILPSQLSLIDQVTTLLRKSDQ from the coding sequence ATGCCCAAACAGAGTGCGGGGCTCATCATGTACCGCGTCGTCAACGGCGAACCGGAGCTTCTTCTGGTGCACCCGGGCGGGCCGTTCTGGGCCAAGAAGGATCTCGGTGCGTGGTCGATCCCCAAGGGGGAATACCTTCCGGGCGAGGATCCATTCCAGGTGGCCCGGCGCGAGTTCTACGAGGAAACGGGACTGACCCCGGAGGGGGAGTTCCAGGAGCTGGCCGAGATCAGGCAGGCGGGGGGCAAGCGGGTCAAGGCATGGCTCTTTGCCGGCGACTGCGATCCCGCCACCCTTACCAGCAACAGTTTCACCATGGAGTGGCCGCCCCGCTCGGGACGGCAGACAGAGTTTCCCGAGGTGGACCGCGCCTCCTGGTTCACGGTGGCACAGGCCCGAGAAAAAATCCTCCCCAGCCAACTATCGCTGATCGACCAAGTAACCACACTGCTGCGCAAGTCGGACCAGTAA